The Polynucleobacter sp. JS-JIR-5-A7 region CTAAACACCACAATGCCACCCTTGGGCACCTCGTGCAACTCTTCGACAAATACGGCGCCCTTACTGCGCAATTCATTCACGACATGGGCGTTATGCACAATTTCGTGACGAACGTAAATAGGTGTACCAAAGCGTTTAAGTGCTTCATTCACAATATTGATTGCACGATCAACGCCCGCACAAAAACCGCGGGGTTGCGCCATCAAGATCTCTGCGTTATCAGTTGTATTCATATATTAGAGAATAGCCACAATTTGTGCTTCAAAGGTAACCTCTCTTCCAGCCAGAGGATGATTGAAATCAAACCAGGCGCCCTGCTCATCAATAGACTGCAAAACACCCGCATATTGAGCTCCACCCGGCGCATTAAATTCAATTACATCACCGGGATTAAATTCAGCATCGTCATCACGACCTTCTTTGAGCGCCTGCAAAGTAACCCATTGCACCAAATCTTTTTTACGCTCACCAAAACTTTCATCGGGCGATAACAAAGCGCTTTTTTTATCGCCAACACTTAACCCTAGCAACACTTTTTCAAAGCAAGGTGCAAATTGTCCAGAGCCCATCAGAACCGTCGCAGGACGATCAACAAAAGTATTGATGTAATCCTCCCCGTTGGGCAGAGTAAGCCGGTAGTTGAGAGTCAAATAGGAGTTGGGCAAAACGTTAAGCTTGGTCATAAGGTAATTGTATCTAGCCCTGCGTCGGCTATGGATTCTCCCATCCCAAATTGGCCCAAAAATGAGCAACCTCGAGAAAAGCTTCGTCTGTATGGCGCCCGCTGCCTCACAGATGCTGAATTACTCGCCATTTTTTTGCGGGTCGGCGTCAAGGGGAAAAGCGCTGTCACCTTAGCCAATGATGTATTGCGCTACTTTGGCAGCCTTCCTCGCCTCTTGGCCAGCACCCCCGAAGAATTGACCCGCATCCACGGCATGGGGATCTCAAAATGGTCTCAAATACAGGCTGCCTATGAACTCGTAAAGCGCAGCCTTGAGGATAGTCTGGCTCAAGGCTCGATTTTTTCATCACCAGGTCACGTTAAGGAGTTTTTACAGGCCAAAATTGGCGGTCTACCCCATGAGGTCTTTTTATGCCTTTATTTAGACTCAAACCTACATCTCATAGAGTGCCAAGAGCTTTTTAGAGGCTCTATTACCCAGACCGCCGTCTATCCCCGAGAAATCCTCAAAGAGGCGCTAGCCAGAAATGCAAGCGCCATGATCGTGGCCCATAACCATCCCAGCGGCAACCCGCTCCCCAGTTCAGCAGACCAAGAACTCACCAAGACCCTGACTAAGGCCCTCCAGTTGGTAGATATTCCGCTTTTAGACCACTGCATTGTCAGTAATAGCGGTTTTTTCTCTTTTTCAGAATCAGGCCTTATGAATATTAAGAAAAATTGATAGTAATTGCTAACTTACAATAATGAGCCAGAGATTTTTGCAGGCCTTATGCACCCTATGAGATTCAAACCCCAAAGCAAAAGCCAATAAGGACTAGCCCAAAATAGGCTTAGGCTGATACAATCTTCTTTTTTCGCAATTAATGGAGTTATGTCATGGCAAAAGTTTGCCAAGTCACTGGGAAGAAGCCGATGGTTGGCAACAATGTATCCCATGCAAACAATAAAACGAAGCGTCGCTTTTTGCCGAATTTGCAAAACCGTCGTTTCTGGGTTGAATCTGAAAACCGTTGGATTAGCTTGCGCTTAACCAATGCTGGCTTGCGCGTTATCGACAAAAACGGCATCGATGCTGTTTTGACTGATCTTCGTGCACGTGGCGAAATTTAAGGAGCACGCAAATGGCTAAAGGCGGCAGAGAAAAAATCAAGTTAGAGTCATCAGCAGGTACTGGTCACTTCTATACAACTTCAAAAAACAAGCGTACTAAGCCTGAAAAAATGGAGATCATGAAGTTTGATCCAACCATTCGCAAGCATGTTGCTTACAAAGAAACTAAGCTGAAGTAACTCATCCTTACTTCATGCAAATAAAAAACCCGCTTAGTTGCGGGTTTTTTATTGCCTCAATCTTTGCGCTCTTTTAGATCGCTACTACCTGCCTAAGCATAACGACGCAATCGCAAAGAGAACTCACGCAAGCTTGTTAGACCGCTATCTTCAGCGCGTTGACACCAAGTATGCAACTGTGAAAGTAATTGCTCTCTGGTGGCGCTAGAACGACCCCAGATTGCCTGTAGATCACGACGCATCTCAATCATCTTACGCAGCTGTGCATTGCTCGCCATCAGCTCCTCTAGCTTAGCCTTCTCATCCTCGCTCAAGCGAGACTCATCCTTGGATAGCCAAGTACGGGCGTCGCTTAAATGTAAGGCAAGAACTTGCATGTGTTGCACTTCATTACTAAAGAAGTTGCGTAATGTTTTGCTATAGCGCGCCATGATTTCATAGCGATTAGCAATGATGGCCTCTAAGGTGTTTTGATCGGCAGGACGCAAATCACTCAAGACGGGTTTAGGTGGCGTTTTCTTTACTGTCGCCAAACCAACTGCACTCATCATCTGAATATAGAGCCAACCAATATCAAACTCGTACCATTTATTGGAAAGCTTAGCACTCGTTGCAAAGGTATGGTGATTGTTATGCAGTTCTTCACCACCAATCAAAATGCCCCATGGGAAAATATTGGTTGAAGCATCTTCGCAATCGAAGTTGCGATAGCCCCAGTAGTGGCCAATACCATTAATCACACCAGCCGCTGTAATTGGGATCCACAGCATTTGCACCGCCCAGACGGTTAATCCAATACCGCCAAACAAGAACACATCAATGATCAACATGATGGCAACGCCCTGCCAAGAAAACTTGGAATAGATATTGCGCTCGAGCCAATCATCGGGAGTGCCGTGGCCAAACTTCTCCATCGTCTCTGGATTCTTGGCTTCATTTTTATAAAGCTCAGCACCACGTGAGAGGACAGTGTTAATGCCTAAAATTTGCGGGCTATGGGGATCATCTACGGTTTCACATTTCGCATGGTGCTTACGGTGAATCGAGGCCCACTCCTTAGTCACCATGCCGGTGGTCAACCAAAGCCAAAAGCGGAAGAAATGGGAAACTATCGGATGCAGATCCAAAGCCCGGTGCGCTTGGCAGCGATGCAAGAAGATGGTGACTGCAGCAATAGTGACATGGGTAACAGCCAAGGTAAACAAGGCAATCTGCCACCAAGACCAATCTAAAGATCCATTGGCAAGCCAATTGAGGAATAAATCAAAACCTGAACTTGAAACTGTATTCAAAAGAGAGTCCTATTTAAGTATTAGCTCTTATTTTAGATCTTTTTAGGTCTTTTTGGGCTTATCTTTCGTTATCTCTGGGGTTTTTGGCTTTTCTGCTTTTTCCAGCTTACTACCTTTTTTCTGGAAAACAGCACCAAAAAAGCCGTCTGTGCCATGAATATGCGGCCACAACTGCCACCAAGGATTATCTGACGAGCACCCTAAAGGAAATTTATCCTTTGGAAACAATGGCTTAAGTGCTTCAGCCGCTGGAACCACCTCAAATTCTGGGTGTTTCACCAAGAAATCTTCTGCAATGGCTTGATTTTCTTGGGGCAAAAGACTGCAAGTGGCATAAACCAGGCGACCACCCGGCTTTAATAAGCGAGCTGCTGAACCCAAAATATTCATTTGCTTCTGATTGAGCTCTAGAACACCTTCTGGAGTTTGACGCCACTTCAAGTCAGGATTCCGGCGCAATGTACCCATTCCACTACAAGGGGCATCTACCAAGACTCGATCAATCTTTCCAGCCAAGCGTTTGATCTTGGCATCGTTCTC contains the following coding sequences:
- a CDS encoding peptidylprolyl isomerase → MTKLNVLPNSYLTLNYRLTLPNGEDYINTFVDRPATVLMGSGQFAPCFEKVLLGLSVGDKKSALLSPDESFGERKKDLVQWVTLQALKEGRDDDAEFNPGDVIEFNAPGGAQYAGVLQSIDEQGAWFDFNHPLAGREVTFEAQIVAIL
- the radC gene encoding DNA repair protein RadC, whose amino-acid sequence is MDSPIPNWPKNEQPREKLRLYGARCLTDAELLAIFLRVGVKGKSAVTLANDVLRYFGSLPRLLASTPEELTRIHGMGISKWSQIQAAYELVKRSLEDSLAQGSIFSSPGHVKEFLQAKIGGLPHEVFLCLYLDSNLHLIECQELFRGSITQTAVYPREILKEALARNASAMIVAHNHPSGNPLPSSADQELTKTLTKALQLVDIPLLDHCIVSNSGFFSFSESGLMNIKKN
- the rpmG gene encoding 50S ribosomal protein L33, encoding MAKGGREKIKLESSAGTGHFYTTSKNKRTKPEKMEIMKFDPTIRKHVAYKETKLK
- a CDS encoding acyl-CoA desaturase: MNTVSSSGFDLFLNWLANGSLDWSWWQIALFTLAVTHVTIAAVTIFLHRCQAHRALDLHPIVSHFFRFWLWLTTGMVTKEWASIHRKHHAKCETVDDPHSPQILGINTVLSRGAELYKNEAKNPETMEKFGHGTPDDWLERNIYSKFSWQGVAIMLIIDVFLFGGIGLTVWAVQMLWIPITAAGVINGIGHYWGYRNFDCEDASTNIFPWGILIGGEELHNNHHTFATSAKLSNKWYEFDIGWLYIQMMSAVGLATVKKTPPKPVLSDLRPADQNTLEAIIANRYEIMARYSKTLRNFFSNEVQHMQVLALHLSDARTWLSKDESRLSEDEKAKLEELMASNAQLRKMIEMRRDLQAIWGRSSATREQLLSQLHTWCQRAEDSGLTSLREFSLRLRRYA
- the rpmB gene encoding 50S ribosomal protein L28 — translated: MAKVCQVTGKKPMVGNNVSHANNKTKRRFLPNLQNRRFWVESENRWISLRLTNAGLRVIDKNGIDAVLTDLRARGEI